The Ictidomys tridecemlineatus isolate mIctTri1 chromosome 6, mIctTri1.hap1, whole genome shotgun sequence genome includes a region encoding these proteins:
- the Cdc42ep1 gene encoding cdc42 effector protein 1 isoform X2 produces MPGPQGGGGAPTMSLGKLSPVGWVSSSQGKRRLTADMISPPLGDFRHTMHVGRGGDVFGDTSFLSNHGGSSGGTHRSPRSFLARKLQQVRRVGVPPRRMASPPAPSPAPPAISPIIKNAISLPQLNQATYDSLVVGKLSFDGSPTGSADGRSSYGLDSGFCTISRLPRLEKPSNPDPDPDPDGSFPPEPELRRSDSLLSFRLDLDLGPSLLSELLGVMSLSDSPAAETPGAATKPPGPATKPPEPATKPPEPATNPPGPATSPPAPNPTMLRRMTRSRCECRVRAWGPHGEPGADQPLAYQSWLLPDKMREPTSPPNPCRSLQGRHGRGQETHFVLGPGSPAAMLS; encoded by the exons ATGCCTGGCCCCCAGGGGGGCGGAGGAGCCCCCACCATGAGCCTGGGCAAGCTCTCACCCGTGGGCTGGGTGTCCAGCTCCCAGGGAAAGAGGCGGCTCACGGCAGACATGATCAGCCCCCCGCTCGGGGACTTCCGCCACACCATGCACGTGGGCCGCGGCGGGGACGTCTTCGGTGACACCTCCTTCCTCAGCAACCATGGTGGCAGCTCTGGGGGCACCCACCGCTCACCCCGCAGCTTCCTAGCCAGAAAGCTCCAGCAGGTGCGGAGGGTGGGGGTGCCACCCCGAAGGATGGCATCCCCTCCAGCACCCTCGCCGGCTCCCCCAGCCATCTCCCCCATCATCAAGAACGCCATCTCCCTGCCCCAGCTCAACCAGGCCACCTACGACAGCCTGGTGGTGGGCAAGCTCAGCTTCGATGGCAGCCCCACGGGCTCCGCAGATGGCCGCTCCAGTTATG GCCTGGACTCGGGATTCTGCACCATCTCGCGTCTGCCCCGCCTGGAAAAGCCCAGCAACCCAGACCCAGACCCAGACCCAGACGGCTCCTTCCCCCCTGAGCCTGAGCTTCGCCGCTCTGACTCCCTCTTGTCCTTCcgccttgaccttgaccttgggccCTCTCTCCTCAGTGAGCTTCTAGGGGTCATGAGCCTCTCTGATTCCCCTGCAGCTGAGACCCCAGGCGCTGCCACAAAGCCCCCAGGACCTGCCACCAAGCCCCCAGAACCTGCCACCAAGCCCCCAGAACCTGCCACCAACCCCCCAGGACCTGCCACAAGCCCCCCAGCACCTAACCCCACT ATGCTGAGGAGGATGACGAGGTCAAGGTGTGAGTGCAGGGTGAGGGCTTGGGGACCTCATGGAGAGCCGGGGGCAGACCAGCCCCTGGCCTACCAGAGTTGGCTCCTGCCAGACAAGATGAGGGAACCCACGTCCCCCCCAAACCCCTGCAGGTCTCTGCAGGGCAGACATGGGAGAGGACAGGAGACCCACTTTGTCCTGGGACCTGGGTCCCCAGCCGCCATGCTGAGCTGA
- the Cdc42ep1 gene encoding cdc42 effector protein 1 isoform X1: MPGPQGGGGAPTMSLGKLSPVGWVSSSQGKRRLTADMISPPLGDFRHTMHVGRGGDVFGDTSFLSNHGGSSGGTHRSPRSFLARKLQQVRRVGVPPRRMASPPAPSPAPPAISPIIKNAISLPQLNQATYDSLVVGKLSFDGSPTGSADGRSSYGLDSGFCTISRLPRLEKPSNPDPDPDPDGSFPPEPELRRSDSLLSFRLDLDLGPSLLSELLGVMSLSDSPAAETPGAATKPPGPATKPPEPATKPPEPATNPPGPATSPPAPNPTVSPLSHGHFPNGVTAKLGPVAAVRANPLGESPRGPADMALGRRWGAGWGGSRHYTEMDARRELVEVLPQARGSWESLEEEWRAPPAGIRAPVPSTVQAHTFAFADAEEDDEVKV; this comes from the exons ATGCCTGGCCCCCAGGGGGGCGGAGGAGCCCCCACCATGAGCCTGGGCAAGCTCTCACCCGTGGGCTGGGTGTCCAGCTCCCAGGGAAAGAGGCGGCTCACGGCAGACATGATCAGCCCCCCGCTCGGGGACTTCCGCCACACCATGCACGTGGGCCGCGGCGGGGACGTCTTCGGTGACACCTCCTTCCTCAGCAACCATGGTGGCAGCTCTGGGGGCACCCACCGCTCACCCCGCAGCTTCCTAGCCAGAAAGCTCCAGCAGGTGCGGAGGGTGGGGGTGCCACCCCGAAGGATGGCATCCCCTCCAGCACCCTCGCCGGCTCCCCCAGCCATCTCCCCCATCATCAAGAACGCCATCTCCCTGCCCCAGCTCAACCAGGCCACCTACGACAGCCTGGTGGTGGGCAAGCTCAGCTTCGATGGCAGCCCCACGGGCTCCGCAGATGGCCGCTCCAGTTATG GCCTGGACTCGGGATTCTGCACCATCTCGCGTCTGCCCCGCCTGGAAAAGCCCAGCAACCCAGACCCAGACCCAGACCCAGACGGCTCCTTCCCCCCTGAGCCTGAGCTTCGCCGCTCTGACTCCCTCTTGTCCTTCcgccttgaccttgaccttgggccCTCTCTCCTCAGTGAGCTTCTAGGGGTCATGAGCCTCTCTGATTCCCCTGCAGCTGAGACCCCAGGCGCTGCCACAAAGCCCCCAGGACCTGCCACCAAGCCCCCAGAACCTGCCACCAAGCCCCCAGAACCTGCCACCAACCCCCCAGGACCTGCCACAAGCCCCCCAGCACCTAACCCCACTGTAAGTCCTCTGTCTCATGGACATTTCCCCAATGGGGTGACTGCTAAGCTGGGCCCAGTGGCGGCAGTGAGGGCCAACCCACTGGGAGAGAGTCCCCGGGGACCTGCCGACATGGCCCTGGGCAGGCGCTGGGGAGCGGGCTGGGGGGGCAGCCGCCACTACACCGAAATGGATGCCCGGCGGGAGCTGGTGGAGGTGCTGCCCCAGGCCCGGGGCTCCTGGGAGAGCCTGGAGGAGGAGTGGAGGGCCCCCCCGGCGGGCATCAGGGCCCCCGTGCCCAGCACAGTGCAGGCCCACACCTTTGCGTTTGCAGATGCTGAGGAGGATGACGAGGTCAAGGTGTGA